The Pogona vitticeps strain Pit_001003342236 chromosome 6, PviZW2.1, whole genome shotgun sequence genome contains a region encoding:
- the SNRK gene encoding SNF-related serine/threonine-protein kinase, with amino-acid sequence MAGFKRGYDGKIAGLYDLDKTLGRGHFAVVKLARHVFTGEKVAVKVIDKTKLDTLATGHLFQEVRCMKLVQHPNIVRLYEVIDTQTKLYLILELGDGGDMFDYIMKHEEGLNEDLAKKYFAQIVHAISYCHKLHVVHRDLKPENVVFFEKQGLVKLTDFGFSNKFQPGKKLTTSCGSLAYSAPEILLGDEYDAPAVDIWSLGVILYMLVCGQPPFQEANDSETLTMIMDCKYTVPSRVSKECKDLITRMLQRDPKRRASLEEIENHPWLQGVDPSPATKYNIPLVSYKNLSEEEHNSIIQRMVLGDIADRDTIVEALETNKYNHITATYFLLAERILREKQEKEIQTRSASPSNIKAQFRQSWPTKIDVPQDLEDDLTASPLSHGAVPQSPARTAETVLNGHRSKALNDSGKKEDIPELAGSTLSVVPSVSLKPTTSGRKCLFRVEEDEEEEEEDKKTVSLSTQVVLRRKPSVTNRLTSRKSAPVLNQIFEEGESDDEFDMDENLPPKLSRLKMNIASPSTVHKRYHRRKSQGRGSSCSSSETSDDDSESRRRLDKDSGFTYSWHRRDSSEGPPGNQGDGSGQGKPSNGNGGLDKTSPGDNSKGGGSPSGSSSGSTNNNSGSTRRCAGSGNSMQLSSRSAGDLVESLKLMSLCLGSQLHSSTKYIIDPQNTISFSSVKVQEKSTWKMCISSTGGVNPVSSLGSIKFFSDQMSNTTNELERIKSKNLKNNVLQLPLCEKTISVNIQRNPKEGLLCTSGQTTCCHVV; translated from the exons ATGGCAGGTTTCAAACGAGGTTATGATGGAAAAATTGCTGGATTGTACGATTTGGATAAAACCTTAGGCAGAGGGCATTTTGCTGTGGTCAAACTTGCCAGACATGTGTTTACAGGTGAAAAGGTAGCAGTGAAAGTAATTGACAAGACCAAGCTAGATACTCTAGCTACAGGACATCTTTTCCAAGAAGTTAGATGCATGAAATTAGTGCAGCATCCCAATATTGTTCGCCTGTATGAAGTTATTGACACCCAGACCAAACTTTACCTGATTTTAGAACTTGGTGATGGAGGAGATATGTTTGATTACATTATGAAACATGAAGAAGGTCTTAATGAAGACCTGGCAAAGAAATATTTTGCTCAGATTGTTCATGCTATATCCTACTGCCATAAACTTCATGTGGTTCACAGAGATTTAAAACCGGAGAatgttgttttctttgaaaaacaagGACTTGTGAAATTGACTGATTTTGGCTTCAGCAACAAATTTCAGCCTGGGAAGAAACTAACAACAAGTTGTGGATCCCTTGCATATTCTGCTCCTGAAATTCTACTTGGGGATGAATATGATGCACCTGCAGTAG ATATATGGAGCCTGGGTGTTATCCTTTACATGTTGGTATGTGGACAACCGCCATTCCAAGAAGCAAATGATAGTGAAACTTTGACAATGATAATGGACTGTAAATACACAGTGCCATCTCGTGTGTCCAAGGAATGTAAAGA TTTAATTACACGAATGTTGCAGAGAGACCCAAAACGAAGGGCATCTTTGGAAGAAATTGAAAACCATCCCTGGTTACAAGGAGTCGATCCATCACCTGCAACAAAGTACAACATTCCTCTGGTGTCATATAAAAATCTTTCTGAAGAAGAACACAATAGCATAATTCAGCGGATGGTTCTGGGAGACATTGCGGACAGAGATACCATAGTGGA gGCTCTGGAAACTAACAAATACAATCACATCACTGCAACCTACTTCCTACTAGCAGAACGGATTTTAagagagaaacaagagaaagaaattcAAACCAGATCAGCAAGTCCAAGCAATATCAAAGCACAGTTTAG GCAATCATGGCCAACCAAAATTGATGTTCCTCAAGATTTAGAAGATGATCTTACAGCTTCTCCTCTGTCCCATGGAGCTGTTCCTCAGTCTCCTGCTCGCACTGCTGAGACTGTTCTGAATGGTCACAGGAGTAAGGCACTTAATGattcaggaaagaaagaggataTTCCTGAATTAGCTGGATCGAcactttctgttgttccttcagTGAGCTTAAAGCCTACAACTAGTGGTCGGAAGTGCTTGTTTAGGGTAgaagaagatgaggaggaagaagaagaagataaaaaaACTGTTTCCCTTTCAACTCAAGTTGTTCTGCGACGGAAGCCTTCAGTTACAAATCGTCTTACTTCCCGAAAGAGTGCTCCAGTCCTCAATCAGATCTTTGAAGAAGGAGAATCAGATGATGAGTTTGATATGGATGAGAACTTACCCCCTAAACTTAGCAGGCTAAAAATGAATATTGCTTCACCTAGCACTGTGCATAAACGTTACCACAGAAGGAAAAGCCAGGGTCGTGGGTCTAGCTGCAGCAGTTCAGAAACAAGTGATGATGATTCAGAAAGTAGGCGACGTCTAGATAAAGACAGTGGCTTTACTTATTCCTGGCACAGGCGGGACAGTAGTGAAGGACCACCTGGGAACCAAGGAGATGGCAGTGGACAAGGAAAACCAAGCAATGGAAATGGAGGGTTGGACAAAACAAGCCCTGGTGATAACAGTAAAGGAGGTGGAAGTCCTTCTGGTAGCTCTAGTGGAAGCACGAATAATAATTCTGGTTCTACTCGTAGGTGTGCTGGATCTGGTAATTCAATGCAGTTGTCTTCAAGAAGTGCAGGTGACCTGGTTGAAAGTCTCAAATTGATGAGCCTTTGTCTAGGTTCTCAGCTTCACAGTAGCACTAAATACATTATTGATCCCCAAAACACCATCTCCTTTTCCAGTGTTAAGGTGCAAGAGAAATCAACATGGAAAATGTGTATAAGTTCTACTGGAGGTGTAAATCCAGTTTCATCTTTGGGCAGCATAAAATTCTTCTCTGACCAAATGTCAAACACCACAAATGAATTGGAACGAATCAAGAGCAAAAACTTGAAAAATAACGTGCTACAACTACCTCTGTGTGAAAAAACAATATCTGTGAATATTCAGCGAAACCCGAAGGAGGGACTTCTGTGTACTTCGGGTCAAACTACTTGTTGTCATGTTGTTTGA